CCTTACAAAAAGCACACAGGGATGCCGATAATACCGCAATGGTTTTTTACATTGATGACGGAAATGGTCAGACGAGGGGCAAAGCGAGAAACGCCATCAGACAGGGCCGATGGCGGTATGACATGCGGTCGTCAGGTATCCGCGACCAGATACACATTCCGGCCTGATACGGGATCAGGCCGATTGCGGGCAAACGGGCTCAGACCGCCGCTTCGTCTTCTTCGCCCGTGCGAATGCGAATAACACGTTCGACGTCGGTCACGAAGATCTTGCCGTCGCCGATCTTGCCGGTACGGGCCGCACCGATGATTGCGTCAATAACCTGATCCGTTTGTGAGTCAGCCACAACCACTTCGATCTTCACCTTCGGCAGGAAGTCGACCACGTATTCCGCCCCGCGATACAGTTCCGTGTGGCCCTTCTGCCGCCCGAAGCCCTTGACCTCGGTGACGGTCAGACCGGTGAGCCCGGCGCTGGCGAGCGCTTCACGGACTTCGTCAAGCTTGAACGGTTTGATGACTGCGGTGATGCGTTTCATGGCGCGCCTCTTGGAAAATTGTGTGGATAAGCGAGAAAACGGATTTGGGAATCGATGTATTGATTCTAGCTGCGTTTTCACAGTTAACCGCAGAGATCTCGCGCCATAGCACCGAGATCATGCCGTTATCGGCGCATTTACGCGCAGATATGGTGCAAACACCTCAATCCACCGGAATATTCCTCAAATCGTTCATCCAGACGATCGATTCTGAATCGCTCGGCGCGCGCCAG
This window of the Caballeronia sp. SBC1 genome carries:
- a CDS encoding P-II family nitrogen regulator, with the translated sequence MKRITAVIKPFKLDEVREALASAGLTGLTVTEVKGFGRQKGHTELYRGAEYVVDFLPKVKIEVVVADSQTDQVIDAIIGAARTGKIGDGKIFVTDVERVIRIRTGEEDEAAV